A single Lolium perenne isolate Kyuss_39 chromosome 6, Kyuss_2.0, whole genome shotgun sequence DNA region contains:
- the LOC127309236 gene encoding pectinesterase-like, with the protein MAIHGTTSWRRWLEAIATVLALATLAAAVAAGKQQDTTSKAEKGSATVVSRVSRIATSAAAAPASLLNVTALCSSTPYPGACRTAMSSSASRSAKDPFAASVQFAMGRAASARALARNLSSASSGRRRGALPPSGMEDCAELLDISHIQLGDALAAGSAHDATTWLSAALTNQGTCGDSLAAVPATTGREGVRRRVGALSEYIGTALALHAKLKGVSETTPAPPPSIASMPSSSPPNRRFPSWVSDHDRKLLESAVGGVTPDAVVALDGSGTHRSIGEAIAAVTAALPPVGSTEAGVGGGRKVIYVKAGRYEESVRISSKQKGVMLMGDGKGKTIIVGHRSVAAGYTTYDSATVAAMGSGFIGKGLTIINDAGPSKGQAVALRVGGDLSVVYQCDIEAYQDTLYVHSNRQFYAEDSISGTVDFIFGNSAVVIQNCDIRPRKPRTGQEDTITAQGRTDPNQNTGISIHKCRITSTYDISNTKVYLGRPWKKYSRTVVIESSLDRSITPSGWLEWSGQFALSTLYYGEYDNTGPGAVTSGRVKWSGLHTSMSAADATRFTVRNFILGDSWLGNTGVSYTSGL; encoded by the exons ATGGCAATACATGGCACGACAAGCTGGCGACGGTGGCTGGAAGCCATTGCCACGGTGCTAGCTCTGGCCACGCTAGCAGCTGCTGTTgccgccggaaagcaacaagacaCGACCTCCAAGGCTGAGAAAGGCAGTGCCACCGTTGTCTCGAGAGTCTCGAGGATTGCCACCTCGGCAGCGGCAGCGCCGGCGTCGCTCCTGAACGTCACGGCCCTCTGCTCGTCGACGCCGTACCCGGGAGCGTGCAGGACGGCGATGTCGTCGTCCGCGTCGCGGTCTGCCAAGGATCCGTTCGCGGCCTCCGTGCAGTTCGCCATGGGCCGGGCCGCGTCAGCGCGCGCTCTAGCGCGCAACCTCTCGTCGGCGTCGTCCGGGCGCCGGCGCGGCGCGCTGCCGCCCTCGGGAATGGAGGACTGCGCCGAGCTGCTGGACATCAGCCACATCCAGCTCGGCGACGCGCTCGCCGCCGGGTCCGCGCACGACGCGACGACGTGGCTCAGTGCCGCGCTGACTAACCAGGGCACCTGCGGCGACAGCCTCGCCGCAGTGCCAGCCACCACGGGGCGCGAGGGCGTGCGCAGGCGGGTCGGCGCGCTCTCGGAGTATATCGGCACGGCACTGGCTCTGCACGCCAAGTTAAAGGGCGTGAGCGAAACGACACCTGCGCCGCCGCCATCCATCGCGTCCATGCCATCGTCTTCGCCGCCGAACCGGAGGTTCCCGTCATGGGTCTCCGACCACGACAGGAAGCTCCTGGAGTCCGCCGTTGGTGGCGTCACTCCGGATGCCGTGGTGGCACTGGACGGCAGCGGGACACACAGGAGCATCGGCGAGGCGATCGCCGCGGTGACGGCGGCATTGCCGCCGGTGGGCTCCACGGAGGCAGGTGTCGGAGGTGGGAGGAAGGTGATTTACGTGAAGGCCGGGCGGTACGAGGAGAGCGTGCGCATCTCGAGCAAGCAGAAGGGCGTGATGCTGATGGGTGACGGCAAGGGGAAGACGATCATCGTCGGCCACAGGAGCGTCGCCGCCGGCTACACCACGTACGACTCCGCCACCGTCG CTGCCATGGGTTCAGGCTTCATAGGCAAGGGCCTGACTATCATCAACGACGCTGGCCCAAGCAAGGGCCAAGCCGTGGCGCTGCGGGTTGGCGGCGACCTCTCTGTCGTTTACCAGTGCGACATCGAGGCTTACCAGGACACGCTCTACGTGCACTCCAACCGGCAGTTCTACGCGGAGGATAGCATCTCTGGCACAGTCGATTTCATCTTCGGCAATTCCGCGGTGGTAATCCAGAACTGCGACATCCGTCCTAGAAAGCCCCGCACTGGCCAGGAGGACACAATCACGGCCCAGGGGCGGACGGACCCAAACCAAAACACGGGAATTTCCATCCACAAGTGTCGCATCACAAGCACGTATGACATAAGCAACACGAAGGTGTATCTAGGCCGTCCGTGGAAGAAGTACTCGCGGACGGTCGTGATAGAGAGCTCTCTCGACCGTTCAATCACCCCATCCGGGTGGCTAGAGTGGTCAGGCCAGTTTGCGTTGAGCACCTTGTACTACGGGGAGTACGATAATACTGGCCCAGGTGCGGTAACAAGTGGGCGAGTGAAGTGGAGTGGGTTGCACACATCCATGTCCGCTGCAGATGCAACACGATTCACTGTGAGGAATTTTATTTTGGGGGACTCGTGGTTGGGTAACACTGGAGTCAGCTACACTTCGGGGTTATGA
- the LOC127305676 gene encoding C2 domain-containing protein At1g53590 isoform X2, with amino-acid sequence MRLRKRLQYEERKSANQRRLLSDAETVRWLNYAVEKIWPVCLERIASQQFLLPIFPWFINKFKPWTARKAEIQNLYLGRNPPMFTDIRVVNQSTDDDHLVLEIGMNFLAADDMDARMAVQLRKRLGFGITANMHITGMHVEGKVLVGVRFLRQWPFIGRVRVCFVEPPYFQMIVKPLFGHGLDVTELPGISGWLDRMLDVAFGQTLVEPNMLVIDMEKFASESESAGNWFTVDEKPPIAHAKVEILEGADMKPSDPNGLSDPYVKGHLGPYRFQTKIHKKTLNPKWQEQFKIPITSWESLNLLSLQVRDKDHIFDDALGNCSVSINKLRGGQRHDIWIALKHIKTGRIHIAVTVLEDENGKVPNDEDEQCGTPKEGKASTPRSSISSRTNTESATSAEYQKMSDEYEQVDIEGLEKAGVWVHRPGSDVASTWEPRKGRVRCQDSQILRENDACSDSPRSSMSDSQTSNSSTEEPASGRSHRHIRKVKKGLVKLAGAMRRKSPKNGSDDETSLCETPRPNIQPFGESRVSVTYVVDEGAGNNRTDQRPDDQHSSPERGEVESPTKRQLRKKAVHLVKHAGKTAQSLKSMLSRKGLDKGKEDEEDEEDDLDVMRVDSPAHDRTE; translated from the exons ATGAGACTGCGGAAGCGATTACAATATGAAGAAAGGAAAAGTGCCAACCAAAGAAGG CTCCTCTCGGATGCAGAGACAGTCAGGTGGTTAAATTATGCGGTTGAAAAGATCTGGCCAGTTTGCCTGGAAAGGATTGCATCCCAACAGTTCCTTCTGCCCATATTCCCATGGTTCATAAACAAGTTCAAACCATGGACCGCA AGGAAAGCAGAGATCCAGAACCTTTACTTGGGTAGGAATCCGCCGATGTTTACAGATATTAGGGTTGTCAACCAATCAACTGATGATGACCATCTG GTTCTGGAGATTGGAATGAACTTCCTTGCCGCAGATGATATGGATGCAAGGATGGCTGTGCAGCTAAGGAAGAGATTAGGGTTTGGTATTACAGCAAACATGCATATAACTGGCATGCATGTTGAAGGCAAG GTCCTTGTTGGTGTGAGGTTCCTTCGACAGTGGCCTTTTATTGGTCGTGTAAGAGTATGCTTTGTTGAGCCTCCATACTTCCAGATGATAGTGAAACCTTTATTTGGTCATGGGCTTGACGTGACTGAACTGCCAGGAATTTCTGGATGGCTT GACAGGATGTTGGATGTTGCTTTTGGACAGACCCTTGTTGAG CCTAACATGCTAGTTATTGATATGGAGAAGTTTGCCTCGGAATCGGAATCGGCAG GTAACTGGTTTACTGTTGATGAGAAGCCACCCATTGCACATGCCAAGGTAGAGATATTGGAAGGGGCTGATATGAAACCGTCTGATCCAAATG GTTTATCGGATCCATATGTTAAAGGCCATCTTGGTCCGTACCGTTTCCAGACAAAGATCCATAAAAAAACTCTCAACCCCAAATGGCAGGAGCAGTTTAAAATACCAATTACTTCATGGGAATCGCTCAATCTTCTTTCTCTTCAAGTTCGAGACAAGGACCATATCTTTGATGACGCGCTTGG TAACTGTTCAGTTAGTATCAACAAATTGAGAGGGGGACAAAGACACGATATATGGATTGCACTAAAGCATATAAAGACAGGGAGGATACATATAGCTGTAACTGTACTTGaagatgaaaatggaaag GTACCCAATGATGAAGATGAGCAGTGTGGAACACCAAAAGAGGGGAAAGCTAGCACACCGAGGTCTAGCATTTCTTCCAGGACCAACACTGAGAGTGCAACATCTGCGGAATACCAGAAGATGTCTGATGAATACGAACAAGTGGACATCGAAGGACTGGAGAAGGCAGGTGTGTGGGTACATCGGCCTGGCAGCGACGTGGCCTCTACCTGGGAGCCTCGGAAAGGACGAGTGCGGTGCCAGGACTCCCAAATACTACGGGAAAATGATGCCTGCAGTGATAGCCCTAGGTCATCAATGTCGGACTCTCAGACAAGCAACTCCAGCACTGAAGAACCAGCCAGTGGTAGATCACATCGTCACATTCGGAAGGTAAAAAAGGGTTTGGTCAAACTAGCTGGAGCTATGCGCCGCAAGAGCCCCAAGAACGGGAGCGACGATGAAACTTCTCTGTGTGAAACGCCTCGCCCAAACATACAGCCTTTTGGAGAAAGCAGGGTATCGGTAACATATGTGGTTGATGAAGGTGCGGGGAACAACAGGACGGACCAGAGGCCTGATGACCAGCATTCGAGCCCTGAGAGAGGCGAGGTCGAAAGCCCAACCAAAAGGCAGCTGAGGAAGAAGGCAGTGCATTTGGTGAAACATGCAGGGAAAACCGCTCAGAGCCTGAAAAGCATGCTCAGCAGGAAAGGTCTTGACAAGGGCAAAGAagacgaggaagatgaggaagatgATCTCGATGTAATGAGAGTCGACTCTCCTGCACACGACAGAACTGAGTGA
- the LOC127305676 gene encoding C2 domain-containing protein At1g53590 isoform X1, whose protein sequence is MDITEVTVVHHAALVLAALWAAAHAGWAHPAIFLAALVYLFAVNERYTMRLRKRLQYEERKSANQRRLLSDAETVRWLNYAVEKIWPVCLERIASQQFLLPIFPWFINKFKPWTARKAEIQNLYLGRNPPMFTDIRVVNQSTDDDHLVLEIGMNFLAADDMDARMAVQLRKRLGFGITANMHITGMHVEGKVLVGVRFLRQWPFIGRVRVCFVEPPYFQMIVKPLFGHGLDVTELPGISGWLDRMLDVAFGQTLVEPNMLVIDMEKFASESESAGNWFTVDEKPPIAHAKVEILEGADMKPSDPNGLSDPYVKGHLGPYRFQTKIHKKTLNPKWQEQFKIPITSWESLNLLSLQVRDKDHIFDDALGNCSVSINKLRGGQRHDIWIALKHIKTGRIHIAVTVLEDENGKVPNDEDEQCGTPKEGKASTPRSSISSRTNTESATSAEYQKMSDEYEQVDIEGLEKAGVWVHRPGSDVASTWEPRKGRVRCQDSQILRENDACSDSPRSSMSDSQTSNSSTEEPASGRSHRHIRKVKKGLVKLAGAMRRKSPKNGSDDETSLCETPRPNIQPFGESRVSVTYVVDEGAGNNRTDQRPDDQHSSPERGEVESPTKRQLRKKAVHLVKHAGKTAQSLKSMLSRKGLDKGKEDEEDEEDDLDVMRVDSPAHDRTE, encoded by the exons GTGAATGAACGGTACACAATGAGACTGCGGAAGCGATTACAATATGAAGAAAGGAAAAGTGCCAACCAAAGAAGG CTCCTCTCGGATGCAGAGACAGTCAGGTGGTTAAATTATGCGGTTGAAAAGATCTGGCCAGTTTGCCTGGAAAGGATTGCATCCCAACAGTTCCTTCTGCCCATATTCCCATGGTTCATAAACAAGTTCAAACCATGGACCGCA AGGAAAGCAGAGATCCAGAACCTTTACTTGGGTAGGAATCCGCCGATGTTTACAGATATTAGGGTTGTCAACCAATCAACTGATGATGACCATCTG GTTCTGGAGATTGGAATGAACTTCCTTGCCGCAGATGATATGGATGCAAGGATGGCTGTGCAGCTAAGGAAGAGATTAGGGTTTGGTATTACAGCAAACATGCATATAACTGGCATGCATGTTGAAGGCAAG GTCCTTGTTGGTGTGAGGTTCCTTCGACAGTGGCCTTTTATTGGTCGTGTAAGAGTATGCTTTGTTGAGCCTCCATACTTCCAGATGATAGTGAAACCTTTATTTGGTCATGGGCTTGACGTGACTGAACTGCCAGGAATTTCTGGATGGCTT GACAGGATGTTGGATGTTGCTTTTGGACAGACCCTTGTTGAG CCTAACATGCTAGTTATTGATATGGAGAAGTTTGCCTCGGAATCGGAATCGGCAG GTAACTGGTTTACTGTTGATGAGAAGCCACCCATTGCACATGCCAAGGTAGAGATATTGGAAGGGGCTGATATGAAACCGTCTGATCCAAATG GTTTATCGGATCCATATGTTAAAGGCCATCTTGGTCCGTACCGTTTCCAGACAAAGATCCATAAAAAAACTCTCAACCCCAAATGGCAGGAGCAGTTTAAAATACCAATTACTTCATGGGAATCGCTCAATCTTCTTTCTCTTCAAGTTCGAGACAAGGACCATATCTTTGATGACGCGCTTGG TAACTGTTCAGTTAGTATCAACAAATTGAGAGGGGGACAAAGACACGATATATGGATTGCACTAAAGCATATAAAGACAGGGAGGATACATATAGCTGTAACTGTACTTGaagatgaaaatggaaag GTACCCAATGATGAAGATGAGCAGTGTGGAACACCAAAAGAGGGGAAAGCTAGCACACCGAGGTCTAGCATTTCTTCCAGGACCAACACTGAGAGTGCAACATCTGCGGAATACCAGAAGATGTCTGATGAATACGAACAAGTGGACATCGAAGGACTGGAGAAGGCAGGTGTGTGGGTACATCGGCCTGGCAGCGACGTGGCCTCTACCTGGGAGCCTCGGAAAGGACGAGTGCGGTGCCAGGACTCCCAAATACTACGGGAAAATGATGCCTGCAGTGATAGCCCTAGGTCATCAATGTCGGACTCTCAGACAAGCAACTCCAGCACTGAAGAACCAGCCAGTGGTAGATCACATCGTCACATTCGGAAGGTAAAAAAGGGTTTGGTCAAACTAGCTGGAGCTATGCGCCGCAAGAGCCCCAAGAACGGGAGCGACGATGAAACTTCTCTGTGTGAAACGCCTCGCCCAAACATACAGCCTTTTGGAGAAAGCAGGGTATCGGTAACATATGTGGTTGATGAAGGTGCGGGGAACAACAGGACGGACCAGAGGCCTGATGACCAGCATTCGAGCCCTGAGAGAGGCGAGGTCGAAAGCCCAACCAAAAGGCAGCTGAGGAAGAAGGCAGTGCATTTGGTGAAACATGCAGGGAAAACCGCTCAGAGCCTGAAAAGCATGCTCAGCAGGAAAGGTCTTGACAAGGGCAAAGAagacgaggaagatgaggaagatgATCTCGATGTAATGAGAGTCGACTCTCCTGCACACGACAGAACTGAGTGA